From a region of the Geothrix sp. 21YS21S-2 genome:
- a CDS encoding thiol-disulfide oxidoreductase DCC family protein, protein MATPREAPDLLFYDGGCGLCHGLVRFLARRSGTCRFAPLGGATFRERFPEADPPASVVVVHGDRVLLRSEAVLHLLLGLGGGWTLLARLGGRVPRGLRDGAYDVVARARNRLFSRPESACPRVPPSIQARFLP, encoded by the coding sequence ATGGCCACGCCGCGGGAAGCCCCGGACCTCCTGTTCTACGACGGCGGCTGCGGACTGTGCCACGGTCTGGTGCGCTTCCTGGCGCGGCGGAGCGGCACCTGCCGCTTCGCGCCCCTGGGGGGCGCCACCTTCCGGGAGCGCTTTCCGGAGGCGGACCCGCCCGCGAGCGTGGTGGTGGTCCATGGGGACCGGGTGCTGCTGCGGTCCGAGGCCGTGCTGCACCTGCTGCTCGGCCTGGGTGGAGGCTGGACCCTCCTGGCCCGGCTGGGCGGACGTGTGCCCAGGGGGCTTCGGGACGGGGCCTACGATGTCGTGGCCCGGGCGCGCAACAGGCTCTTCAGCCGGCCGGAATCCGCCTGTCCCCGGGTCCCTCCTTCCATCCAGGCACGATTCCTGCCTTGA
- a CDS encoding response regulator — MNILLVDDDDLILASVPSLLGILGHHVESVDRGAKALALLEASPEPDLVIMDVTMPDMGGVETLKRLRVLKPNLPVLLATGNVDAAVEEALRGDPHTRVIPKPFTLGQIRTVLAET; from the coding sequence GTGAACATTCTTCTCGTGGACGACGATGACCTCATCCTTGCCTCGGTGCCCAGCCTGCTGGGGATCCTCGGCCACCACGTGGAGTCGGTGGACCGCGGCGCCAAGGCCCTGGCCCTGCTGGAAGCCTCGCCCGAACCCGATCTGGTGATCATGGACGTGACCATGCCCGACATGGGCGGAGTGGAGACGCTGAAGCGCCTGCGCGTGCTCAAGCCCAACCTCCCGGTGCTCCTGGCCACCGGCAACGTGGATGCCGCCGTGGAGGAGGCCCTGCGGGGCGACCCCCACACCCGGGTCATCCCCAAGCCGTTCACCCTCGGGCAGATCCGGACGGTCCTGGCGGAAACCTAG
- the dctP gene encoding TRAP transporter substrate-binding protein DctP, with protein MKPFRIASLLLASLLPLGAQVTLKMATLLPENSSWFRIVKDMGDTWAKVSGGRVKVVFYPGGRQGDEPDVVRKMRLGSLQGAVLTSQGLAEIDRSVFALSIPLAFETSEEVYATLEAMRPGLEAGIAARGFVPLNWADGGWVRIFSRKPVATPDDLRHQKLFQWAGDTKTLEIWKTGGFNAIPAPATELATGLQTGLLDAFLTSPQVVLVTRYYEQAPHMTDLKWAIIMAGTVVTKAAWDRVPADVRPALLKAAQDAGNRLRADMRATEERDLQALRGAGVKIVPVDAHGRELWRKMVAGAAGKVRGEFVPAQAYDEALKDRDAYRRAHR; from the coding sequence ATGAAACCCTTCCGCATCGCGTCCCTCCTGCTCGCGTCCCTGCTGCCCCTGGGCGCCCAGGTGACCCTCAAGATGGCCACCCTCCTTCCGGAGAACTCCTCCTGGTTCCGCATCGTCAAGGACATGGGCGACACCTGGGCCAAGGTCTCGGGCGGCCGGGTCAAGGTCGTGTTCTACCCCGGGGGCCGCCAGGGCGACGAGCCCGACGTGGTGCGCAAGATGCGCCTGGGCTCGCTCCAGGGAGCCGTGCTCACCTCCCAGGGCCTGGCGGAGATCGACCGGTCCGTGTTCGCCCTGAGCATCCCCCTGGCCTTCGAAACGTCCGAGGAGGTGTACGCCACCCTGGAGGCCATGCGCCCCGGCCTGGAGGCCGGCATCGCGGCCCGGGGCTTCGTCCCCCTGAACTGGGCCGACGGCGGCTGGGTCCGCATCTTCTCGCGCAAGCCCGTGGCCACGCCCGACGACCTGCGCCACCAGAAGCTGTTCCAGTGGGCCGGCGACACGAAGACCCTGGAGATCTGGAAGACCGGCGGGTTCAACGCCATCCCCGCCCCGGCCACGGAACTGGCGACGGGCCTGCAGACCGGGCTCCTGGATGCCTTCCTGACCTCGCCCCAGGTGGTCCTGGTCACACGGTACTACGAGCAGGCGCCCCACATGACCGACCTGAAGTGGGCCATCATCATGGCGGGGACCGTGGTCACGAAGGCGGCGTGGGACCGCGTCCCCGCGGACGTCCGCCCCGCCCTGCTCAAGGCCGCCCAGGACGCCGGGAACCGCCTGAGGGCCGACATGCGCGCCACCGAGGAACGGGACCTGCAGGCCCTGCGGGGCGCAGGGGTGAAGATCGTTCCGGTGGACGCCCACGGCCGGGAGCTGTGGCGGAAGATGGTGGCGGGCGCCGCCGGGAAGGTTCGCGGCGAGTTCGTGCCGGCCCAGGCCTACGACGAGGCCCTGAAGGACCGGGACGCCTATCGGCGCGCCCACCGATGA
- a CDS encoding GntR family transcriptional regulator gives MRGILQVDPASAVPIWKQIEEGVHRLVAAGALGPGAPVPSVRELARDLQVNPATVAKAYQRLVEAGLLAMRRGEGTFVQGDPASMGQERRLLLSEGASKYAGLARSLGFPHPEAAAALDGAWTELERKGEVR, from the coding sequence ATGAGAGGAATCCTGCAGGTGGACCCCGCCTCGGCGGTGCCCATCTGGAAACAGATCGAGGAGGGCGTCCACAGGCTCGTGGCCGCGGGCGCGCTGGGGCCGGGGGCGCCGGTGCCGTCGGTGCGGGAACTGGCCCGGGACCTCCAGGTGAACCCCGCCACGGTGGCCAAGGCCTACCAGCGGCTGGTGGAGGCGGGCCTCCTGGCCATGCGCAGGGGCGAAGGCACCTTCGTCCAGGGCGATCCCGCCTCGATGGGGCAGGAGCGCAGGCTCCTGCTGTCCGAAGGGGCCTCGAAGTACGCCGGCCTCGCGCGGAGCCTCGGCTTCCCGCACCCGGAGGCCGCGGCCGCCCTGGACGGGGCCTGGACGGAACTGGAACGCAAGGGGGAGGTCCGATGA
- a CDS encoding glycosyltransferase family 2 protein gives MDFAGWPLLALLAGPWGLGLLTALARMRDLPALEGVPARGAAPRVALCIPARNEGKDLGKALDSWLAQDLPGLRILVVDDGSTDGTPGILADRGARHAGRLRALRNDHLPAGWLGKNHALHLASQQPEALEAEWLLFADADVQAPPDLLRRAFAFLDEHPADLLALVPAVDTESFAERVFLPWAFLGFLVAIPFRRVPVPGAWAHCGIGAFTLVRRVAYDAVDGHAGAPMEAIDDMMLARRVKLAGFTNRVALGGPGLHLRMYHGLGDLVRAMRKNALAFPVLVPLVPLGLAGVLGASLAPVLLALAGHPGAGAALWAGVPAAMAVVHRRLTGRGPDWAWAFWPVNGFLMACGILWALGDRVRGVNHWRGREVRL, from the coding sequence ATGGATTTCGCAGGCTGGCCCCTCCTCGCCCTTCTCGCAGGCCCCTGGGGCCTCGGACTCCTGACGGCCCTGGCGCGCATGCGGGACCTGCCCGCTCTTGAAGGGGTCCCGGCGCGCGGCGCGGCGCCGCGGGTCGCCCTGTGCATTCCGGCCCGGAACGAAGGGAAGGACCTGGGCAAGGCCCTGGATTCCTGGCTGGCCCAGGACCTCCCGGGGCTCCGGATCCTCGTGGTGGACGACGGCTCCACGGACGGCACGCCCGGGATCCTCGCGGACCGTGGCGCGCGCCACGCGGGCCGGCTGCGGGCGCTGCGCAACGACCACCTGCCCGCGGGGTGGCTGGGGAAGAACCACGCCCTGCACCTCGCCTCCCAGCAGCCCGAGGCCCTGGAGGCCGAGTGGCTGCTGTTCGCCGATGCCGACGTGCAGGCCCCCCCGGACCTCCTGCGCCGGGCCTTCGCGTTCCTGGATGAGCACCCCGCCGACCTCTTGGCCCTGGTGCCCGCGGTGGACACGGAGAGCTTCGCCGAGCGCGTGTTCCTGCCCTGGGCCTTCCTGGGCTTCCTGGTGGCGATCCCCTTCCGGAGGGTCCCGGTGCCGGGCGCCTGGGCCCACTGCGGGATCGGCGCGTTCACCCTGGTGCGCCGGGTCGCCTACGACGCCGTGGACGGCCACGCGGGAGCGCCCATGGAGGCCATCGACGACATGATGCTGGCCAGGCGCGTCAAGCTCGCGGGCTTCACGAACCGGGTGGCCCTCGGCGGCCCGGGGCTCCACCTGCGCATGTACCACGGGCTGGGCGACCTGGTGCGGGCCATGCGGAAGAACGCCCTGGCCTTCCCGGTCCTGGTGCCCCTGGTGCCCCTGGGCCTGGCCGGGGTCCTGGGCGCCTCCCTCGCGCCCGTCCTCCTCGCCCTGGCCGGGCATCCCGGAGCGGGGGCCGCACTCTGGGCGGGCGTGCCCGCGGCCATGGCCGTGGTGCACAGGCGCCTCACCGGACGCGGACCGGACTGGGCCTGGGCCTTCTGGCCCGTGAACGGCTTCCTCATGGCCTGCGGCATCCTGTGGGCCCTGGGCGACCGCGTCAGGGGGGTCAACCACTGGCGGGGGCGGGAGGTCCGCCTTTGA
- a CDS encoding ABC transporter ATP-binding protein — protein sequence MAYGRTVALAGLDLAVEPGTVYALLGRNGAGKSTFVKALLGLDRPRSGRAELFGADAWLGRARAMERTGVVPETPQVPPRMTAAQASAFCGSLAPSWDAAGVAARLERFGVDPGQPFGRLSRGQQTQVALALALGGRPDLLVLDDPTLGLDPVARRDLYREVLDDLGERGATVFVTTHDLAGIEGIADRVGILHRGRLLLDEPMEDLKARHRRIRCGPQDAPDLGPLVPADLAQGAFGLEATVSRFSEAALAAAGLPPDAAAGASLEEIFLATVAGEVNA from the coding sequence ATGGCCTACGGCCGCACCGTTGCCCTGGCGGGCCTGGACCTGGCCGTGGAGCCGGGCACCGTGTATGCGCTCCTCGGCCGCAACGGCGCCGGGAAGTCCACCTTCGTGAAGGCCCTCCTGGGCCTCGACCGGCCCCGCTCCGGGCGGGCCGAGCTTTTCGGCGCCGATGCCTGGCTCGGCCGGGCCCGCGCCATGGAGCGCACCGGCGTCGTTCCCGAGACGCCCCAGGTGCCGCCGCGCATGACCGCGGCCCAGGCCTCGGCCTTCTGCGGGAGCCTCGCCCCATCCTGGGACGCTGCCGGCGTGGCGGCGAGGCTCGAGCGGTTCGGGGTGGATCCCGGCCAGCCCTTCGGGCGCCTCTCCCGGGGCCAGCAGACCCAGGTCGCCCTTGCCCTGGCTCTGGGCGGCAGGCCGGACCTGCTGGTCCTGGACGACCCGACCCTGGGCCTGGATCCCGTGGCCCGCCGGGACCTCTACCGGGAGGTCCTGGATGACCTTGGGGAGCGGGGCGCCACCGTGTTCGTCACCACCCACGACCTGGCCGGCATCGAGGGCATCGCGGACCGGGTGGGCATCCTCCACCGGGGACGCCTGCTCCTGGACGAACCCATGGAGGACCTCAAGGCCCGCCACCGCCGCATCCGGTGCGGGCCGCAGGACGCCCCGGACCTGGGGCCCCTGGTGCCGGCGGACCTCGCCCAGGGCGCCTTCGGCCTGGAGGCCACCGTCTCGCGGTTCAGCGAAGCCGCCCTGGCGGCCGCGGGCCTTCCGCCCGACGCCGCCGCGGGCGCCTCCCTCGAAGAGATCTTCCTCGCAACCGTCGCTGGAGAGGTGAACGCATGA
- a CDS encoding OB-fold nucleic acid binding domain-containing protein: protein MRIIPTLLTSGALVLAGLGCSKSKPGAPTASVPAAKGVLQGTVLETVPAPPYTYLRLKAAQGEVWAAVPAADVKVGAPVTVNISITMDKFESPSLHRTFERVFMGTLAGAESAAPVGMGMGMPPKAPAAPAGPDEKVAKAAGADARTVAEVWAQKAGLKEKTVTVKGKVVKYNEAIMGRNWLHLRDGSGSDAAKDNDIAVTTQDGSRVGEVVTVKGVVRIGKDFGSGYTYPVIIEDAKIVR from the coding sequence ATGCGAATCATTCCCACCCTGCTCACGTCCGGCGCCCTCGTGCTGGCCGGCCTCGGCTGCTCGAAATCGAAGCCCGGGGCGCCCACCGCCTCCGTTCCCGCGGCCAAGGGCGTCCTCCAGGGCACCGTGCTCGAGACCGTCCCCGCCCCGCCATACACCTACCTCCGCCTGAAGGCCGCCCAGGGCGAGGTGTGGGCCGCCGTGCCCGCCGCCGACGTCAAGGTGGGCGCGCCGGTCACCGTGAACATCTCCATCACCATGGACAAGTTCGAGTCCCCCTCCCTCCACCGCACCTTCGAGCGGGTCTTCATGGGCACCCTGGCCGGCGCCGAAAGCGCCGCCCCCGTGGGCATGGGCATGGGGATGCCGCCCAAGGCCCCCGCCGCCCCCGCCGGCCCCGACGAGAAGGTGGCCAAGGCCGCCGGCGCCGACGCCCGCACCGTCGCCGAAGTGTGGGCCCAGAAGGCCGGGCTCAAGGAGAAGACCGTGACCGTCAAGGGGAAGGTCGTGAAGTACAACGAGGCCATCATGGGCCGCAACTGGCTCCACCTGCGGGACGGCAGCGGCTCCGACGCCGCCAAGGACAACGACATCGCCGTGACCACCCAGGACGGGTCCCGGGTGGGCGAGGTCGTGACCGTCAAGGGCGTCGTGCGCATCGGCAAGGACTTCGGCTCGGGCTACACCTACCCCGTGATCATCGAGGACGCGAAGATCGTCCGCTAG
- a CDS encoding GNAT family N-acetyltransferase, producing MNSRSPAPARRLERAQALQNDRFTRAAGGASRPLGGGFAHWRGEGHPLNQALGLVDPVSEADLVAAEAFLGQGGHPVVLELSPAADPALWILLASRGYRVAQFQQLWVRSLADAPVSPEGIRVAEPGEADLYSRLVGAGFSDTDDWRDLEPPFRTTLDVEDAWGFLAFVEGEPAGGGMLGLAGGVAMLSGDAVLPRFRGRGIQKALIAARLDRARKAGCDLACASTLPGTPSQGSYEACGFRAGYPKLEMARSPSPCE from the coding sequence ATGAACAGCCGATCCCCTGCCCCCGCCCGCCGCCTGGAGCGCGCCCAGGCCCTGCAGAACGACCGCTTCACCCGGGCCGCCGGGGGCGCCAGCCGTCCCCTGGGAGGCGGTTTCGCCCACTGGCGGGGCGAGGGGCATCCCCTCAATCAGGCCCTGGGGCTGGTGGATCCGGTTTCGGAAGCGGACCTGGTGGCCGCGGAGGCGTTCCTCGGACAGGGCGGCCACCCGGTCGTCCTCGAGCTGAGTCCCGCCGCGGACCCCGCCCTCTGGATCCTCCTGGCGTCCCGGGGCTACCGGGTGGCCCAGTTCCAGCAGCTCTGGGTGCGGTCCCTCGCGGACGCCCCGGTCTCCCCGGAGGGCATCCGGGTCGCGGAGCCCGGGGAGGCGGACCTCTACAGCCGCCTGGTCGGTGCGGGATTTTCCGACACCGACGACTGGCGGGACCTGGAGCCTCCCTTCCGGACGACGCTCGACGTGGAGGACGCCTGGGGCTTCCTGGCCTTCGTGGAGGGGGAGCCCGCCGGAGGCGGGATGCTCGGCCTCGCCGGGGGCGTGGCCATGCTCAGCGGGGATGCCGTCCTCCCGCGGTTCCGGGGGCGCGGGATCCAGAAGGCGCTGATCGCCGCGCGCCTGGACCGGGCCCGCAAGGCCGGCTGCGACCTGGCCTGCGCGTCCACCCTTCCCGGCACGCCGAGCCAGGGCTCCTACGAGGCCTGCGGCTTTCGCGCGGGCTACCCGAAGCTGGAGATGGCACGGAGCCCGTCCCCGTGCGAGTAG
- a CDS encoding HAD family hydrolase — translation MPRAVLFDLDGTLVDSRADLATGVNLTRVDLGLPPLEPAQVAGFVGDGVRKLLTRSLPECPGRLEEALELNRGHYGRHLLDATRLYPGVQAALEAVRAGGFRLAVVTNKPREFTLPILEGLGVLGLFGTVVAGGDCPDLKPDPRPLLLALERCGSGAEGSWIAGDHHTDLEAGRRAGVKRCLCRYGFGTPGGEAWDLAVENLQELASHLAS, via the coding sequence ATGCCGCGCGCCGTACTCTTCGATCTCGACGGGACCCTGGTGGACTCCAGGGCCGATCTGGCCACCGGGGTCAACCTCACCCGCGTGGACCTGGGCCTGCCGCCCCTGGAACCGGCCCAGGTGGCCGGTTTCGTGGGGGACGGGGTCCGGAAGCTGCTGACCCGGTCCCTCCCCGAATGCCCCGGGCGCCTGGAGGAGGCCCTGGAGCTGAACCGGGGCCACTACGGACGGCACCTCCTGGACGCCACCCGGCTCTACCCCGGGGTCCAGGCCGCCCTCGAGGCCGTTCGTGCCGGGGGGTTCCGCCTGGCCGTGGTCACCAACAAGCCCCGGGAGTTCACGCTGCCCATCCTGGAGGGCCTGGGGGTCCTCGGCCTGTTCGGCACGGTGGTTGCGGGGGGCGACTGCCCGGACCTCAAGCCCGACCCGAGGCCCCTGCTCCTGGCCCTGGAGCGCTGCGGGAGCGGGGCGGAGGGCTCCTGGATCGCGGGGGACCACCACACCGACCTGGAGGCCGGGAGGCGCGCAGGGGTCAAGCGGTGCCTGTGCCGGTACGGCTTCGGCACCCCCGGCGGCGAGGCCTGGGACCTGGCCGTGGAGAACCTCCAGGAGCTGGCGTCGCACCTGGCGTCCTGA
- a CDS encoding TRAP transporter large permease subunit, translating to MRILKKLLLAGEGIVLVASFLALCLLPLVDTAGRSLGGFHVPGAADLVQVLTLWLTFVGALAATGQGEHLTLSTSQWLGQGRLGRAAHWAAGAVSAAVAALLAYASAQVVLANRLDPRMLSIGIPEWAPEAIMPLALAAMALTFAYRAHGTWRGRAAALAAVPLAFAAGLLPPQAASKAWIAAAAILASLLVGTPVFVALGGVAICLFFAQGTPVAAVSAEIYRLVASPTLPAIPLLAGAGYVLAESGASERLVRFFRAWLGFLPGGMAVMVAMVCALFTTFTGGSGVTIIALGGLVYPMLRKDGYSEGFSLGLVTASGALGLLLPPSLPVILYSVVASSRDTVVPADRLYLAGLVPGLLLIALTAGYGIWVGRKVEGPRSAFTWSEALAATWKAKWELLLPLVIIGLFASGRATMLETAAGALAYTIVAECFITRDLHPARDLPRVLLKASALMGAVLILLSVAMGLTSYLVDAQVPDALLAWTRAHVHSRFVFLLALNVLLLVLGSVLEIYSAIIVLAPIIAPMGALYGIHPVHLGILFLANLEVGFLLPPVGLNLFLSSSRFGIPLPRLYRTVLPFLLILGIGLLLVTYAPELSLTLPRWAGKG from the coding sequence ATGAGGATCCTCAAGAAGCTGCTCCTCGCCGGCGAAGGCATCGTCCTGGTGGCCAGCTTCCTGGCGCTGTGCCTCCTGCCCCTGGTGGACACCGCGGGGCGGAGCCTGGGCGGCTTCCACGTGCCGGGGGCCGCGGACCTGGTGCAGGTCCTGACCCTCTGGCTCACCTTCGTGGGGGCCCTGGCCGCCACCGGCCAGGGCGAGCACCTCACCCTCTCCACCTCCCAGTGGCTGGGGCAGGGCCGCCTGGGCCGGGCGGCGCACTGGGCCGCCGGGGCCGTCTCCGCGGCCGTGGCCGCCCTGCTGGCCTACGCGTCGGCCCAGGTGGTGCTGGCCAACCGTCTCGACCCGCGGATGCTCTCCATCGGCATCCCCGAGTGGGCCCCGGAGGCCATCATGCCCCTGGCCCTTGCGGCCATGGCGCTGACCTTCGCCTACCGGGCCCACGGCACCTGGCGGGGCCGCGCCGCGGCCCTGGCGGCCGTTCCCCTCGCCTTCGCCGCGGGCCTCCTGCCCCCCCAGGCGGCCTCGAAGGCCTGGATCGCGGCGGCGGCCATCCTGGCCTCGCTCCTGGTGGGGACGCCGGTCTTCGTGGCCCTGGGCGGCGTGGCCATCTGCCTCTTCTTCGCGCAGGGCACGCCCGTGGCGGCGGTCTCGGCCGAGATCTACCGGCTCGTGGCCTCCCCCACCCTCCCGGCGATCCCGCTGCTGGCCGGGGCGGGCTACGTGCTGGCCGAGAGCGGCGCCTCGGAACGGCTGGTGCGGTTCTTCCGGGCCTGGCTGGGCTTCCTGCCGGGGGGCATGGCGGTGATGGTGGCCATGGTGTGCGCCCTGTTCACCACCTTCACCGGCGGCTCCGGCGTGACCATCATCGCGCTCGGCGGACTGGTGTACCCGATGCTCCGGAAGGACGGCTACTCCGAAGGCTTCTCGCTGGGCCTCGTGACGGCCTCGGGCGCGCTCGGCCTGCTGCTGCCCCCGAGCCTCCCGGTGATCCTCTACAGCGTCGTCGCCAGCAGCCGGGACACGGTGGTGCCCGCGGACCGGCTGTACCTGGCCGGGCTGGTGCCCGGGCTCCTGCTCATCGCGCTCACCGCGGGCTATGGCATCTGGGTGGGGAGGAAGGTCGAGGGCCCGCGCTCCGCCTTCACCTGGAGCGAGGCCCTGGCCGCCACCTGGAAGGCCAAGTGGGAGCTGCTCCTGCCCCTGGTGATCATCGGCCTCTTCGCCAGCGGCCGCGCCACGATGCTGGAGACCGCCGCGGGGGCCCTGGCGTACACCATCGTCGCGGAGTGCTTCATCACGAGGGACCTCCACCCCGCCCGGGACCTGCCCCGGGTGCTGCTCAAGGCCTCGGCCCTCATGGGCGCCGTGCTGATCCTCCTGAGCGTGGCCATGGGGCTCACCAGCTACCTGGTGGACGCCCAGGTGCCGGACGCGCTCCTGGCCTGGACCCGCGCCCACGTGCATTCCCGCTTCGTCTTCCTCCTGGCGCTGAACGTCCTTCTCCTGGTGCTGGGAAGCGTGCTGGAGATCTACTCCGCCATCATCGTGCTGGCCCCCATCATCGCGCCCATGGGAGCGCTGTACGGCATCCACCCCGTGCACCTGGGCATCCTCTTCCTCGCCAACCTCGAGGTGGGCTTCCTCCTGCCCCCGGTGGGCCTCAACCTCTTCCTGTCCTCCAGCCGCTTCGGGATCCCCCTGCCCCGCCTCTACCGCACCGTCCTGCCCTTCCTCCTCATCCTCGGCATCGGCCTCCTGCTCGTCACCTACGCGCCGGAACTCTCCCTGACCCTCCCGCGATGGGCCGGCAAAGGGTAG
- a CDS encoding TRAP transporter TatT component family protein, with the protein MRLIEAFFPLCLALLMGCSIRRVAVDRIGNAVAGSSGVYASDDDPELVRDATPFALKTVEGLLQESPAHQGLLLSACSGFTQYAHAFLQDEADYAEAKDPERAAELRARAKKLYLRARGYGLRGLEAALPGFGDQLRTAPDAALARAGRKQVPLLYYTAAAWAAAFALDVSDSSLSVDQTLMEKLARRALALDPAWEGGAVHEFLVAWEAGHAQAGGSAAKARAHFQEAVRLSRGLRASVYVTFAEAVALEAQDRPGFTALLGDALRVDPDRDPARRTAILVAQRRARWLLGRSGELFNDPEEKQP; encoded by the coding sequence ATGAGGCTCATTGAAGCGTTTTTTCCCCTCTGCCTGGCCCTCCTCATGGGGTGTTCCATCAGGCGCGTGGCCGTGGACCGCATCGGGAACGCCGTTGCCGGGAGCTCGGGAGTCTATGCCTCGGACGACGATCCGGAGCTGGTCCGGGACGCCACCCCCTTCGCCCTCAAGACCGTCGAGGGACTTCTCCAGGAGAGCCCGGCCCACCAGGGCCTCCTGCTCTCGGCCTGCTCAGGCTTCACCCAGTACGCCCACGCCTTCCTCCAGGACGAGGCGGACTATGCCGAGGCCAAGGATCCGGAGCGGGCCGCCGAATTGCGGGCCCGGGCGAAAAAGCTCTACCTGCGCGCCCGGGGCTACGGCCTGCGGGGCCTGGAGGCCGCCCTGCCCGGGTTCGGGGACCAGCTGCGGACGGCCCCGGACGCCGCCCTGGCCCGGGCCGGCCGCAAGCAGGTGCCCCTGCTCTACTACACGGCGGCGGCCTGGGCCGCGGCCTTCGCCCTGGACGTCTCCGACTCCAGCCTCTCCGTGGACCAGACCCTCATGGAGAAGCTGGCCCGCCGCGCCCTGGCCCTGGACCCCGCCTGGGAGGGCGGCGCCGTCCACGAATTCCTCGTGGCCTGGGAGGCCGGCCACGCCCAGGCCGGGGGTTCCGCGGCCAAGGCCCGCGCCCACTTCCAGGAGGCGGTGCGCCTCTCCCGGGGCCTGCGGGCCTCGGTCTACGTCACCTTCGCGGAGGCCGTCGCCCTGGAAGCCCAGGACCGCCCCGGATTCACCGCCCTCCTGGGCGACGCCCTCCGCGTGGACCCCGACCGGGATCCCGCCCGCCGAACCGCCATCCTGGTCGCCCAGCGACGGGCCCGGTGGCTGCTGGGCAGGTCCGGCGAACTCTTCAACGATCCAGAGGAAAAGCAGCCATGA